A genomic segment from Mus musculus strain C57BL/6J chromosome 13, GRCm38.p6 C57BL/6J encodes:
- the Akr1c13 gene encoding aldo-keto reductase family 1 member C13 — MSSKQHCVKLNDGHLIPALGFGTYKPKEVPKSKSLEAACLALDVGYRHVDTAYAYQVEEEIGQAIQSKIKAGVVKREDLFITTKLWCTCFRPELVKPALEKSLKKLQLDYVDLYIMHYPVPMKSGDNDFPVNEQGKSLLDTVDFCDTWERLEECKDAGLVKSIGVSNFNHRQLERILNKPGLKYKPVCNQVECHLYLNQRKLLDYCESKDIVLVAYGALGTQRYKEWVDQNSPVLLNDPVLCDVAKKNKRSPALIALRYLIQRGIVPLAQSFKENEMRENLQVFGFQLSPEDMKTLDGLNKNFRYLPAEFLVDHPEYPFVEEY, encoded by the exons ATGAGCTCCAAACAGCACTGTGTCAAACTAAATGATGGCCACTTAATTCCTGCCCTGGGCTTTGGCACCTATAAACCCAAGGAG GTTCCCAAGAGTAAGTCACTGGAGGCTGCATGCCTAGCTCTAGATGTTGGGTACCGCCATGTTGATACTGCTTATGCATACCAAGTAGAAGAGGAGATAGGACAGGCCATTCAAAGCAAGATTAAAGCTGGGGTTGTAAAGAGAGAAGACCTGTTCATCACTACAAAG CTTTGGTGCACTTGCTTTCGACCAGAGCTGGTCAAGCCTGCCTTGGAAAAGTCACTGAAAAAgcttcagctggattatgttgatcTTTACATTATGCATTACCCAGTGCCAATGAAG TCAGGGGATAATGATTTTCCAGTAAATGAGCAAGGGAAATCTCTGTTGGACACTGTGGATTTCTGTGACACATGGGAG AGGTTGGAGGAGTGTAAGGATGCAGGATTGGTCAAGTCCATTGGGGTGTCCAACTTTAACCACAGGCAGCTGGAGCGAATCCTCAATAAGCCAGGACTGAAGTACAAACCTGTCTGCAACCAG GTTGAATGTCATCTCTATTTGAACCAGCGTAAGCTACTGGATTACTGCGAATCAAAAGACATTGTTCTCGTTGCTTACGGTGCTCTGGGGACCCAGCGATATAAAGAATG GGTGGACCAGAACTCCCCAGTTCTCTTGAATGATCCAGTTCTTTGTGATGTGGCCAAAAAGAACAAGCGAAGTCCTGCCTTGATTGCACTTCGATACCTGATTCAACGTGGGATTGTGCCCCTGGCCCAGAGTTTCAAAGAGAATGAGATGAGAGAGAATTTGCAG GTTTTTGGATTTCAGTTGTCCCCTGAGGACATGAAAACACTAGATGGCCTGAACAAAAACTTTCGATACCTTCCAGCAGAGTT CCTTGTTGACCACCCAGAGTATCCATTTGTGGAGGAATATTAA
- the Akr1c13 gene encoding aldo-keto reductase family 1 member C13 isoform X1, giving the protein MYNSQLWKTFWNFIVNHYDGEKEDLVKINVPKSKSLEAACLALDVGYRHVDTAYAYQVEEEIGQAIQSKIKAGVVKREDLFITTKLWCTCFRPELVKPALEKSLKKLQLDYVDLYIMHYPVPMKSGDNDFPVNEQGKSLLDTVDFCDTWERLEECKDAGLVKSIGVSNFNHRQLERILNKPGLKYKPVCNQVECHLYLNQRKLLDYCESKDIVLVAYGALGTQRYKEWVDQNSPVLLNDPVLCDVAKKNKRSPALIALRYLIQRGIVPLAQSFKENEMRENLQVFGFQLSPEDMKTLDGLNKNFRYLPAEFLVDHPEYPFVEEY; this is encoded by the exons ATGTATAACTCTCAACTGTGGAAAACTTTCTGGAATTTTATAGTGAATCATTatgatggggagaaagaggaccTAGTAAAGATAAAT GTTCCCAAGAGTAAGTCACTGGAGGCTGCATGCCTAGCTCTAGATGTTGGGTACCGCCATGTTGATACTGCTTATGCATACCAAGTAGAAGAGGAGATAGGACAGGCCATTCAAAGCAAGATTAAAGCTGGGGTTGTAAAGAGAGAAGACCTGTTCATCACTACAAAG CTTTGGTGCACTTGCTTTCGACCAGAGCTGGTCAAGCCTGCCTTGGAAAAGTCACTGAAAAAgcttcagctggattatgttgatcTTTACATTATGCATTACCCAGTGCCAATGAAG TCAGGGGATAATGATTTTCCAGTAAATGAGCAAGGGAAATCTCTGTTGGACACTGTGGATTTCTGTGACACATGGGAG AGGTTGGAGGAGTGTAAGGATGCAGGATTGGTCAAGTCCATTGGGGTGTCCAACTTTAACCACAGGCAGCTGGAGCGAATCCTCAATAAGCCAGGACTGAAGTACAAACCTGTCTGCAACCAG GTTGAATGTCATCTCTATTTGAACCAGCGTAAGCTACTGGATTACTGCGAATCAAAAGACATTGTTCTCGTTGCTTACGGTGCTCTGGGGACCCAGCGATATAAAGAATG GGTGGACCAGAACTCCCCAGTTCTCTTGAATGATCCAGTTCTTTGTGATGTGGCCAAAAAGAACAAGCGAAGTCCTGCCTTGATTGCACTTCGATACCTGATTCAACGTGGGATTGTGCCCCTGGCCCAGAGTTTCAAAGAGAATGAGATGAGAGAGAATTTGCAG GTTTTTGGATTTCAGTTGTCCCCTGAGGACATGAAAACACTAGATGGCCTGAACAAAAACTTTCGATACCTTCCAGCAGAGTT CCTTGTTGACCACCCAGAGTATCCATTTGTGGAGGAATATTAA